A segment of the Ramlibacter agri genome:
CCCGTGGAAGGGCAGTTCCACCAGCTCGCGGATCAGCGCTTCGGCCGTCACGCCCTGCTTGCGGTAGCGGGCGATGATCTGCTCGGTCTGCTCCTCCTGCCAGGAGAGCAGCACGCGCTTGAGCAGGTCGTCGCGGTCGGTGAAGTGCCAGTAGAAGCTGCCGCGCGTCACCTCCATCTGCTTGGCCAGCACGTCGACGCGCACGGCGTCGATGCTGTGGGCGATGAGCAGTTCGCGGGCCTCGCGGATCCAGTCCTCGGGGGTGAGGGAGGGCTTGCTGGAAGCAGATTTGGCGGGCATGGCAAATCATAGCCCGCGGCCGTCCTTTTCCGGACACTGCTGTATGGCCTATGCCGACCGGGCCAGCGCCATCGCCAGCCTCGCCCCCACCTCCGCGTTGTGCTTCACCAGCGCGATGTTGGTGGCGAGGCTGCGGCCGCCGGTCAAGGCCTTGATGCGCGCCAGCAGGAAGGGCGTCACGGCCTTGCCCGTGATGCGCTGGGCTTCGGCCTCCTCCAGCGCCTGCTGGATCATGAGGTTGATCATCTGGCGCGGCATCTCCGCCGCCTGCGGCACCGGCGTCCTCAGGACCACGCCGCCTGCCAGGCCCAGGTCCCACTTCGTGCGGATGAAGCGCGCCTGCGCCGCGGGATCGTCCAGCCGGTAGTCCGCACGGAATCCGCTGTCGCGCGTGTAGAAGGCCGCGAAGTTGTCCTGCTCGCAGCTCAGGACCGGCACGCCGTGGGTCTCCAGGTATTCCAGCGTGAGGCCGATGTCCAGGATTGACTTCGCGCCGGCGCAGACCACGGCCACCGAAGTGCGGGCCAGTTCCTGCAGGTCGGCCGAGATGTCGAAACTCTCGGACGCGCCGCGATGCACGCCGCCGATGCCGCCGGTGACGAACACTTCGATGCCGGCCAGCGCGGCGCAGATCATCGTGCCCGCCACCGTGGTCGCGCCGAGCTCGCCGCTGGCCAGCACCGCCGGCAGGTCGCGCCGGCTCACCTTGTGCGCCTGGCCGGAGCGTCCCAGCAACTCCAGTTCTTCATCCGAAAGTCCGATGCGGATGCGCCCGCCCAGCACCGCGATGGTGGCCGGCTCTGCGCCGATGGCGCGGATGATGGCTTCCACCTCGCGCGCCGTGCGCACGTTCTCCGGGTAGGGCATGCCGTGCGCGATGATGGTGGACTCCAGCGCCACCACGGGGCGCCCCGCGGCCTGGGCCGCGGCGACGGCGGCGCTGCGCACGATCCAGGAAGAGGCGAGGTCGGCGTTCATGGCCCCAGTGTGCCTGACAGCACAACGACAGATTGGCCGGCCATGATCGCGCGCATGCTCAAGAAGTACTTCGCGGCCGCCGTCGCTGCGGCCTTTTCCCTCGCTTCCCTCGCCGCCCACGCCGACACCTGGCCTTCCAAGACGATCCGCTTCGTCGTGCCCTTCGGGCCGGGCGGCGCCAACGACCTGGTGGCGCGCTACGTCGCCGAAGCCGCTTCCAGGGAGCTCGGCGCGACCATCATCGTCGACAACAAGCCGGGCGCGGGCTCGGTGCTCGGCTCCGAGATCGTGGCCCGTTCCGCCCCGGACGGCTACACCTTCCTGGCGCCGGCCGGCGGCGTGATCACCAACGCGATGATCAAGAAGGCCATGCCGTACAAGGAGGACGATCTCGTCCCGGTGATCATGATGGCCGTCAGCCCCTCGGTGATCGTGGTGCCCGCCGACTCGCCCATCAAGGACCTGAAGGGCCTGGTCGAGGCCTCGAAGAAGAAGGGTCTGAACTTCTCCACCGCCGGCACCGGCAGCACGCCGCACTTCGTGGCGGAGATGCTCAAGCTCAAGGGCGGCGCCAACCTCACCATCGTGCCCTACAAGAGCGGCAACGAAGGCGTGGTCGCCGTCATGGGCAAGCAGGTGGACGCCACCTCCGAGGCCAGCCCCGTCGTGCTGCCGCAGATCAAGGGCGGCAAGCTGCGCCCGCTGGCATCCACCTGGAATCGCCGCGTCGCCGCGCTGCAGGACATCCCGACCGCCGAAGAACTCGGCTTCAAGGACCTCGTCATCGGCCACTGGGCCGGCCTGTTCGCGCCCAAGGGCACGCCCGTCGAGATCCTCGACAAGATGAACGCCGCGGTGAACAAGGCGCTGAAGAACAGCGAACTGCGCGCCAAGCTGATCCCGCAGGGCATCGACCCGCAGGGCGGCAGCCGCGAGGACTTCCGCCGCTACCTGGCCGCGGAAAAAGCGCGCCTTGGCCCGGTGGCCAAGGCCGCCAACATGCAGGCCGACTGATCGTGTTCCCACGCCGGCCGCAGCCGGCGTAGAGTGGGGAGGGAGGCTTGCGCCATGCAGGGATTCCAGCTCACCTTCTCCACCCCCTAGGGCGAGGCCGCCATGCTGCCGCTGCCCGTCCTGGGCATTTCCCCTCTCGCGCACCTGGTGCTGGACTTCAACGGCACGCTGGCCTGCGACGGCCGCCTTCTGGAAGGCGTGGCGCCCCGGCTGGAGCGGCTGTCCGGCGACCTTTCCATCCACGTCGTGACGGGCGATACCTTCGGTGGCGCTCGCGCCGCGCTCTCCATCGCGGTGATCCAGGGCGAAGGGGCGGCCGTGGAGGCGCTGCAGGCGGCGCAGGTCGTGGCGCCGGACATCCTCGCCGCACTGGACCTGCTGCTGCATCCGCTGCGGCTGAAGGCGACGCTGCGCACCTGAGCTGCGGGATGGGCGAACGCGGGAGGCGCACGTTCTGCGCCGAGTAGTCCGCAGCCTACGTCCGCCCGCGGCGGAGTCCGATGTGGCGGCCGGCGGCGTCCCCAAGAATCGAAAGCTCGACCAAAGGAGCCATGATGCAGAACGACCCCAACCGCCGGCAGGACGCGGACGACGACGGCACGGAGCGCGGGGACGCGCCCATCCCGCGCGCCTCCGACGACGAGGTGCTGGACGACACCGCGCGCCTGGCGCGCGAAGGGCGCAAGCAGCTGGAGTCCGACCCCAAGGAGAGCAAGCCGGCCAAGGACTAGGCTTCGCGCTAGAGTGCGGGGCTGATGGACATCCCCGCCGCGAGCCAATCCCCCGACCTCCTGCGCCGCCTGCTGCGCGCCAAGGACCGCATGGACGCCGCCTCGCACGAGGCGTGGCCCGTGGCGCGGCTGGCGGAAGTGAGCGGCGTGTCCGCGACCCATTTCGCGCGCTCCTTCAAGCAGGCTTACGGCCTGCCGCCGCACCGCTACCTGCTCACGCGGCGCATCGAGCGCGCCGTGGCGCTGCTGCGCGAGACCGAGCTGTCCATCACCGAGATCGCCTTCGAGACCGGCTGGGAAAGCCTGGGCACCTTCGGCCGCACCTTCCGCGACATCACCGGCGAGAACCCGGCCGCCGTGCGGGAGCGCGCGCGGGCCGCCGCGGGCGACCCGGGCCGGGTGCCGGCCTGCATCCTCAGCGCTGCCCACCGGCCGGACCTGACGATGGCAGTTTCGGAGAAGCGGCGGCAGGAGGCCACCGCTATAAACGAGCCCGAACACAAGGAGCTTGTCCGATGACCCAAGGAATCGAAACGGTTGGCCTGTACGTGCGCGACCAGGAGGAAGCGCTTTCTTTCTACGTCGACAAGGTCGGCTTCCGCGTCCACACCGACGTGCGCAATGGCGACTATCGCTGGCTGACGGTGCAGCACCCGGAGCAGCCTTCCTTCCAGCTGGGGCTGTTCCGGCCCGGCCCGCCGGTGCACGACGCGGCGACGGCGCAGGCGCTGAACGCGCTGGTCGCCAAGGGCGCGATGCCGTCGCTGGTGCTGGTGGTCGACGATTGCCGCGCCGCCTGCGAGCGCATGCAAAAGGCGGGCGTGGAGTTCACGCAGGAGCCGGTGGAGCGCTACGGCACCGTGGATGCCGGCTTCCGCGACCCGTCCGGCAACGGCTGGAAGATCATCCAGGCGCGCCGCTGATGGAGACGTCTGCATCCGACCACATCGACGCCCGGATCGCGGAACTGGGCGACTGGCGCGGCGAGATGCTCGCGCGCATCCGCGCCCTGATCCTCGCCGCCGACCCCGAGGCCATCGAGGAGTGGAAATGGCGCGGCACGCCCTGCTGGTCGCACGACGGATTGATCTGCACCGGCGAGACCTACAAGAGCGTCGTGAAGATGACGTTTGCCAAGGGGGCGGCGCTGCCCGATCCGGCGAAGTTGTTCAATTCCAGCCTGGACGGGAACGTCCGGCGCGCCATCGACATCCATGCAGGCGACAAGCTGGACGAAAAGGCGCTGAAGGCGCTGGTGAAGGCCGCCGTGGCCCTGAACCAGGAAAAACCGGCGAAGAAGCGCGCCAAAGCGTGACGAAGTTGCGGCCTGGCATCAGCCACTGGACGGCGGGTAGATCCGTGGAGACAAATGCATCGGGAACCCTTACCATCAGCTCGACCGTCTATCTTCACCGGAGGCTTCCCAAGTGCAGCCAGTCCTCTACGCGGATGGAGAAACACAGGTACGACCCGGCGACCATATCGAATACCGGACCGCCCTGACGCTGTGGCAGCGGAAGGCGGGGCGCGTTTCGTATGTCCCGGGCGTCTCGCAGCTGAACGCCGAAATGGAGTTCGCCGGGCTCGCCTGGGTCGGCATCGCCAGCATGGACGGCAAGTTCCGCGGCGTGCTGGTCGACCCGGCGACGCGCCGCCTCAAAAAATCCGTGCGCTTCGTCGCCCGCACCGACGGCACCAACTACGGCCAGCCGGACGACATGCCCACCACGCAGTGGTGACCTGATTTCGCAGTGGTGAGACATCTCAGGCGCCGGTCGCGGCCGCCTGCAGCGACACCTGCTTGGTCCCGCCGGCCACGGCTTGCCGGCCGACTTCGGCAAATCCGAAATTCGCGTGAAAGAGCTCCGACACCGGGTTCGGCGGATCGATGTCGAATTCGCAGGTGACGCGCGGCAGCCGTTGCTGGCGCGCGAACGCGAACGTCGCTTCGTAGAGCGTTCGACCCACGCCGCGGCCGCGGGCCGCCTCCGCCACCACCACGCGGTCGATGTAGAGGAAGCGCTCGTCGTGCCGCGCGAACCACTGGTAGTTGACGCTGTCGTAGTCCGCGCCTTCGCGGAAGGCGAGCAGGAAGGCCTGCACCTCGCCTTCCTCCTCCGCCACCAGGTGCAGCGCGGACTGCGCGTGCAGGTGCTGCAGCCTCGCGGGTGACAGCGGGCTGAGGAAATGCACGGACGCCTCGTTCAGCGCGAGGATCGCGCCGAAGTCGCCGGGTGATGCAGGACGCAGGAGCATGGCGCTATGCTAGGCCTTCCAGCAGCAGGAGGGCTCATGTCCAGCGACACCATCGAGATCGGCCAGATGCGCATCCGCTACCTGCGCGACGGCGCCGCGCACCAGCAAATGGGGACCTTCGAACTGACGGTGCCGCCCGGCTCCAACGTGCCGCCGCCGCACAGCCACTCTGGCAACGACGAATTCATCTACGTGCTGGAAGGCGTGCTGCGCTACCGCGTGGACGCCGAGGAGCGCGACCTGCAGCCTGGCGACTGGATGTTCACGCCGCGCGGATCGGTGCATGCCTTCAGCAACCCGCATGCGGTGGCCGCCCGCGCGCTGGTCACCAACACGCCGGACATCGGCGCGCAGTACTTCCGCGACGTCGCCGCCGTGGTGGCCGCCGGCGGCCCGCCGGACAAGGCGAAGCTGCTGGCGGTGATGCAGAACTACGGCTTGAAGCCGGCGGCGTAGCGCCTACTTCGTCCCCGCAAAAGCCTGCGGCTTCAGCGAGCGCAGGTAGGCGACCAGCGCGCCCATGTCCTCGTCGCTGATGTTCTGGTAGAAGCCGAAGCCCATGGGCGGGCGATAGGGCTTGCCCTCGCGGTCCATGCCGGTGCGGATGGCCTTGGCGACCTCGGCGTCGCTCCAGCTTTTCAGGCCGGTGGCATGCGAGGTGAGGTTACGCGACACGCTCGCGCCCCACGGGCCTTTGAAGACCTGGCCGCCCGCGCCCCACTGGCCTTTGACCAGCATGCCCTTGCCGTCACGCGGTGTGTGGCATTCCATGCAGTGGCCGATGTTGGCCAGGTACTCGCCGTACTTCACCTTGTTCGCGCGCGGCGGCGCCTTCACGGCGGTCACGGCCGGCCCGTAATTGGGCGGCAGCGGGAAGCCGTAGCTGGATTTCGGCACGGCGTTCTTCACCGCGGGCTGCGCGCGCAGGTAGGCGACGATGGCCTTCAGGTCGTCGTCCGACAGGTGCCGGTAGAAGGCCACGGGCATCGGCGGCCCGATCAGGCTGCCGTCGGGCCGGACGCCTTCGCGGATCGCCTTGGCGAGCTGGGCGTCGGTCCACTTGCCGATGCCGGTCTCGGGGTCGGGCGTGATGTTGGCCGCATGGGCCTGGATGCCGGGCTCGTCCCAGGCCATGCCCCCCGAGAGGCCTTTTTCCGGCAGCGGCTCGCCCTGCGGTCCGCGCTGGTAGTGGCAGTTGCCGCAGGCGACCACGCTCTGCATCAGGTAGCGCCCGCGTTCGACCGAGCCCGGGGCCTGGGCGAACGCCTGCACGGCGACGAGGGTGGCGGCCAGGCCGGCGCCCAGCCACTTCTTCTTGATCTTCATGCTTCCTCCTCCGGAGCGCCCCGGAATCTAACGGCGGCGCGCGGCGCGCGCAAGGAGGAAAACGGGGGATTGCAGCTAGCGGCTGCGCTCCACCACCACGTCGCTGATCCACATGATCGGCTCGGTGTCCGTGTAGTTCTTGATGTCGCCGATGATGTCCTTGGCCACCGGAGCCAGCGCCTTCTGCAGGCTGTCCGTCGATTCGCAGAAGATGCTGCAGGCGCCGAAGTAAGGCGTGGGCGCGCCGGGGCCGGCGCCGGCCAGGCCCTTGTCGATGCTGTAGTACAGGCAGGCGCCGCCCAACTTCTGCGCCACGAACGGCATGTGCTTGTCGCGGTAGTAGGCGTGGTCGAAGCGGCCGCCTTCGGTGTACGGGTACAGCACGTTCAGCTTGATCATGGGAGTCTCCTGCGGGGTGGGGAATCAGCGGTGCACCAGCTCCAGCACCGCTTTGGCAAACAGCTCGGGCGCCTCCTGCGGCATGTTGTGGCCGACGCCGGGCACGATGCGGTGCTGGCGGTTCAGGCCGAAGCCGTGCGCGTGGTTGGCGGCCGGCGCCGGCGAGCGCACGCCGTCGTCTTCACCGTCGAAGGTGATGGTGGGCACGGCGATCACCGGCTGCGCGGCCAGCCGCTTCTCGGTGTCCGCATAGGCCGGGTCGCCCGGCACCAGGCCGAAGCGATGGCGGTAGGACTGGATCACCACGGCTACGAAGTCGGGGTTGTCGAAGGCCGCGGCGGAGCGCTCGAAGGTCGCGTCGTCGAACTTCCAGCTCGGCGACCACTGGCGCCACAGCAGCCGGGTGACGGCGCGCCGGTCCCTGGCCAGGCCGTTGCGGCCGCGCTCCGAATGGAAGTAGTACTGGTACCAGAGCCGGTGCTCGTTCTCCGGCAAGTCGGGCTCCAGCGCCCGCGCGATGTTCTGGATGTTGTAGCTGTTGTACGAGACCAGGCCGGCGCAGCGCTGCGGCCACAGTGCCGCCACCACGCAGGCGGCGCGGCCGCCCCAGTCGTAGCCGGCCAGCACGGCGCGCGGCAGCTTCAGGGCGTCCATCAGCGCCAGCAGGTCGGCGCCCAGCGCGGCCTGCTCGCCCGAGCGCGGCGTGTCCGCGGACACGAAGCGCGTCGGCCCGTAGCCGCGCAGGTAGGGCACGATCACGCGGCAGCCGGCGGCGGCCAGTCGCGGCGCCACCTCCGCATAGGCGTGGATGTCGTAGGGAAAGCCGTGCATCAGGAAGACCGGCGGGCCGTCGGACGGTCCGGCCTCGTGGTAGACGACGTCCAGGACGCCGGCGATGACGCGGTGCAGGGGGCGCAGGGTCTCCATGCCCGCTAGGTTAGCGGGAAGGCAGGCAGACCTCCACCCTGCCTCCGCCGAGCGGTGCCCGGCGCAATTCGAGTTCCCCGTGATAGCTGCCGACCAGCTCGTTGACCACGGCCAGCCCCACGCCGTGCCCGGGCACCCGCTCATCGCCGCGCACGTGCAATTGCAGCACCGAGGTGGTGTCGCTGAAGCCGGGGCCGTCGTCGTCCACAGTGATGCGCAGCTGCCCGGCCTCGCGGGTCGCCCGCACTTCCACTCGCGACCTGGCCCACT
Coding sequences within it:
- a CDS encoding tripartite tricarboxylate transporter substrate binding protein; this translates as MIARMLKKYFAAAVAAAFSLASLAAHADTWPSKTIRFVVPFGPGGANDLVARYVAEAASRELGATIIVDNKPGAGSVLGSEIVARSAPDGYTFLAPAGGVITNAMIKKAMPYKEDDLVPVIMMAVSPSVIVVPADSPIKDLKGLVEASKKKGLNFSTAGTGSTPHFVAEMLKLKGGANLTIVPYKSGNEGVVAVMGKQVDATSEASPVVLPQIKGGKLRPLASTWNRRVAALQDIPTAEELGFKDLVIGHWAGLFAPKGTPVEILDKMNAAVNKALKNSELRAKLIPQGIDPQGGSREDFRRYLAAEKARLGPVAKAANMQAD
- a CDS encoding cupin domain-containing protein, which codes for MSSDTIEIGQMRIRYLRDGAAHQQMGTFELTVPPGSNVPPPHSHSGNDEFIYVLEGVLRYRVDAEERDLQPGDWMFTPRGSVHAFSNPHAVAARALVTNTPDIGAQYFRDVAAVVAAGGPPDKAKLLAVMQNYGLKPAA
- a CDS encoding GNAT family N-acetyltransferase: MLLRPASPGDFGAILALNEASVHFLSPLSPARLQHLHAQSALHLVAEEEGEVQAFLLAFREGADYDSVNYQWFARHDERFLYIDRVVVAEAARGRGVGRTLYEATFAFARQQRLPRVTCEFDIDPPNPVSELFHANFGFAEVGRQAVAGGTKQVSLQAAATGA
- a CDS encoding pseudouridine-5'-phosphate glycosidase; the protein is MNADLASSWIVRSAAVAAAQAAGRPVVALESTIIAHGMPYPENVRTAREVEAIIRAIGAEPATIAVLGGRIRIGLSDEELELLGRSGQAHKVSRRDLPAVLASGELGATTVAGTMICAALAGIEVFVTGGIGGVHRGASESFDISADLQELARTSVAVVCAGAKSILDIGLTLEYLETHGVPVLSCEQDNFAAFYTRDSGFRADYRLDDPAAQARFIRTKWDLGLAGGVVLRTPVPQAAEMPRQMINLMIQQALEEAEAQRITGKAVTPFLLARIKALTGGRSLATNIALVKHNAEVGARLAMALARSA
- a CDS encoding VOC family protein translates to MTQGIETVGLYVRDQEEALSFYVDKVGFRVHTDVRNGDYRWLTVQHPEQPSFQLGLFRPGPPVHDAATAQALNALVAKGAMPSLVLVVDDCRAACERMQKAGVEFTQEPVERYGTVDAGFRDPSGNGWKIIQARR
- a CDS encoding EthD family reductase; protein product: MIKLNVLYPYTEGGRFDHAYYRDKHMPFVAQKLGGACLYYSIDKGLAGAGPGAPTPYFGACSIFCESTDSLQKALAPVAKDIIGDIKNYTDTEPIMWISDVVVERSR
- a CDS encoding DUF1801 domain-containing protein, producing METSASDHIDARIAELGDWRGEMLARIRALILAADPEAIEEWKWRGTPCWSHDGLICTGETYKSVVKMTFAKGAALPDPAKLFNSSLDGNVRRAIDIHAGDKLDEKALKALVKAAVALNQEKPAKKRAKA
- a CDS encoding c-type cytochrome, which translates into the protein MKIKKKWLGAGLAATLVAVQAFAQAPGSVERGRYLMQSVVACGNCHYQRGPQGEPLPEKGLSGGMAWDEPGIQAHAANITPDPETGIGKWTDAQLAKAIREGVRPDGSLIGPPMPVAFYRHLSDDDLKAIVAYLRAQPAVKNAVPKSSYGFPLPPNYGPAVTAVKAPPRANKVKYGEYLANIGHCMECHTPRDGKGMLVKGQWGAGGQVFKGPWGASVSRNLTSHATGLKSWSDAEVAKAIRTGMDREGKPYRPPMGFGFYQNISDEDMGALVAYLRSLKPQAFAGTK
- a CDS encoding alpha/beta fold hydrolase, giving the protein METLRPLHRVIAGVLDVVYHEAGPSDGPPVFLMHGFPYDIHAYAEVAPRLAAAGCRVIVPYLRGYGPTRFVSADTPRSGEQAALGADLLALMDALKLPRAVLAGYDWGGRAACVVAALWPQRCAGLVSYNSYNIQNIARALEPDLPENEHRLWYQYYFHSERGRNGLARDRRAVTRLLWRQWSPSWKFDDATFERSAAAFDNPDFVAVVIQSYRHRFGLVPGDPAYADTEKRLAAQPVIAVPTITFDGEDDGVRSPAPAANHAHGFGLNRQHRIVPGVGHNMPQEAPELFAKAVLELVHR
- a CDS encoding TetR/AcrR family transcriptional regulator — its product is MPAKSASSKPSLTPEDWIREARELLIAHSIDAVRVDVLAKQMEVTRGSFYWHFTDRDDLLKRVLLSWQEEQTEQIIARYRKQGVTAEALIRELVELPFHGRAAMKGSSVELAIRAWARRDEMARKVVDAVDAKRLTYLEECFGNLGFPAPDAKARAFLLYCYMQSESLFRNQGSADDKSLRRQFVAQTLLAGASAGKP
- a CDS encoding helix-turn-helix transcriptional regulator, coding for MDIPAASQSPDLLRRLLRAKDRMDAASHEAWPVARLAEVSGVSATHFARSFKQAYGLPPHRYLLTRRIERAVALLRETELSITEIAFETGWESLGTFGRTFRDITGENPAAVRERARAAAGDPGRVPACILSAAHRPDLTMAVSEKRRQEATAINEPEHKELVR